From Spirochaetaceae bacterium, a single genomic window includes:
- a CDS encoding FAD-dependent oxidoreductase, giving the protein MRIGVVGAGVFGLAAAIEARTRGHEVTVFERGEIPHPAASSTDVAKGIRRMWYASDNDTYVELAERAAVQWRAWEDRSGECFYHQVGSLRAVADFRAGSPMRASADFLLDRGAEIAVLSADEAGQRFPQFRFAAGETCVFDPWAGYLESARAIAVMAGIARDGGCRVYTSTPVTSVEEQASGVEVRFRDGRERFDRVVVAAGPWVGRLLPAVGAKVRITRQQMLLIEPPDRHAFSGDRLPVWMIDEGGEGWYGFPLLRGGYAKVARDRLGETVDPDVERSGTEEFARDALDFVRRRLPALAAGTVVEGRSCLYTNTPDDHFLVDRVPGSERIFVAGGGSGHGFKFGGALGPVIVDAVEDCPNPLGDRFRIGNRLTAARTPGTDHTRGFAQPPPA; this is encoded by the coding sequence ATGCGGATCGGGGTGGTCGGGGCGGGGGTGTTCGGTCTGGCGGCGGCCATTGAGGCGCGCACCCGCGGACACGAGGTAACAGTCTTCGAGCGGGGGGAAATCCCTCACCCGGCGGCCAGCTCCACCGACGTGGCGAAGGGGATACGCCGCATGTGGTACGCCAGCGACAACGACACCTACGTCGAGCTGGCGGAACGGGCCGCCGTGCAGTGGCGGGCCTGGGAGGATCGGTCGGGAGAGTGTTTCTACCACCAGGTCGGGAGCCTTCGGGCAGTCGCCGACTTCAGAGCCGGCAGCCCGATGCGGGCCAGCGCCGACTTCCTGCTCGACCGCGGCGCCGAGATCGCGGTGCTGTCGGCGGACGAGGCCGGACAGCGATTTCCGCAGTTCCGCTTCGCCGCCGGCGAGACGTGCGTGTTCGATCCGTGGGCCGGCTACCTGGAGAGCGCCCGCGCCATCGCCGTCATGGCCGGCATCGCCCGCGACGGCGGATGCCGGGTCTACACTTCAACACCGGTCACCAGCGTCGAGGAGCAGGCGTCGGGTGTCGAGGTGAGGTTCCGGGATGGACGCGAGCGGTTCGACCGCGTCGTGGTGGCGGCGGGGCCGTGGGTGGGCCGGCTCCTGCCCGCCGTCGGTGCGAAGGTAAGGATCACCCGGCAACAGATGCTGTTGATCGAGCCGCCGGACCGGCACGCATTCAGCGGCGACCGACTGCCCGTGTGGATGATCGACGAGGGCGGCGAGGGATGGTACGGGTTTCCGCTCCTGCGCGGTGGCTATGCAAAGGTCGCCCGCGACCGGCTCGGCGAAACGGTGGACCCGGACGTCGAACGCTCCGGCACCGAGGAGTTCGCCCGCGACGCCCTCGATTTCGTACGCCGGCGGCTTCCAGCCCTGGCCGCCGGAACGGTGGTCGAAGGACGCTCCTGCCTGTATACCAACACGCCGGACGACCACTTCCTGGTGGACCGCGTACCGGGCTCGGAGCGGATCTTCGTGGCCGGCGGCGGCAGCGGCCACGGCTTCAAGTTCGGCGGCGCGCTCGGCCCGGTGATCGTCGATGCCGTCGAGGACTGCCCCAACCCGCTCGGCGACCGCTTCCGGATCGGCAACCGCCTGACCGCCGCCCGCACCCCGGGCACCGACCACACGCGCGGATTCGCCCAGCCGCCCCCGGCCTGA
- a CDS encoding RNA ligase (ATP) gives MAFESRVYALRIEQHPNADRLELAAIGGFRCVVGKDSFTDGDLAAYIPEGAVCPDWLIAELGLEGKLAGSRKNRVKAVQLRGSLSQGLVYPVRDGMIRGRQVAEGDDVTELLELVKYEPPIPISMQGEVVAAHGATVKYDIEDFKKYPDEFRDGEPVAITEKLHGTWCCLGWHPEHGPIVTSKGMSDKGLTLLLNEANEGNLYVRTWRAHQEAFEAARARLAGDGAPCYVLGEVYGRGVQDLHYGKSNPDFAVFDAYVGEPGQGRYLTPDEMAESLSDLFPLVPVLYRGSFSLVKLQELTDGATTLGGAHVREGVVVRPAAERVSHEFGRVILKSVSGKYLTRRGGTEFN, from the coding sequence ATGGCATTCGAATCACGAGTCTACGCGCTGCGCATCGAGCAGCACCCCAACGCCGACCGCCTGGAACTGGCCGCGATCGGCGGGTTCCGTTGCGTCGTCGGCAAGGACAGCTTCACCGACGGCGACCTGGCCGCCTACATCCCGGAGGGCGCGGTGTGTCCCGACTGGCTGATCGCCGAGCTGGGGCTGGAAGGCAAACTGGCCGGCAGCCGGAAGAACCGCGTCAAGGCGGTGCAACTTCGCGGCTCGCTGTCGCAGGGGCTGGTCTACCCGGTCCGCGACGGGATGATCCGCGGGCGGCAGGTAGCCGAGGGCGATGACGTCACCGAGCTGCTGGAACTGGTCAAGTACGAGCCGCCGATCCCGATCTCCATGCAGGGCGAGGTGGTTGCCGCGCACGGCGCCACCGTCAAGTACGACATCGAGGACTTCAAGAAGTATCCCGACGAGTTCCGCGACGGCGAGCCGGTGGCGATCACCGAGAAGCTGCACGGCACCTGGTGCTGCCTCGGCTGGCACCCCGAGCACGGCCCGATCGTCACCTCCAAGGGGATGTCGGACAAGGGCCTGACGCTGCTGCTGAACGAGGCCAACGAGGGCAACCTGTACGTGCGCACGTGGCGTGCGCACCAGGAGGCATTCGAGGCGGCGCGCGCCCGCCTCGCCGGCGACGGTGCGCCCTGCTACGTCCTCGGCGAAGTGTACGGCCGCGGCGTGCAGGACCTGCACTACGGCAAGTCCAACCCCGACTTCGCGGTGTTCGATGCCTACGTGGGGGAGCCGGGACAGGGCCGCTACCTGACCCCGGACGAGATGGCCGAGTCGCTGAGCGACCTGTTTCCGCTGGTGCCGGTGCTTTACCGGGGGTCGTTCAGCCTGGTGAAACTGCAGGAGCTGACCGACGGCGCCACGACGCTCGGCGGCGCGCACGTGCGCGAGGGCGTGGTGGTGCGGCCGGCCGCCGAGCGCGTTTCGCACGAGTTCGGCCGAGTGATCCTGAAGAGCGTCTCCGGCAAGTACCTGACGCGCCGCGGCGGCACGGAGTTCAACTGA
- a CDS encoding ATP-binding protein, whose translation MYEIKRGTYLDKLVRYVDAPVAVAVVGLRRVGKSVLLRQLARLLRDRGRVVYVDMEEFAFEWIRDAGDLVAHVAEQRAVGRTYVIVDEVQQIRDWERAVASLQNRNETHVVVSGSNSTLFAGELATRLAGRYVTLRVLPLSLREFGELYSATQRESPAPADLFSRYRALGGLPGLLHTDLSADLVRQMLRDVYSTITLRDVVQRQSIRDLDMFESIVRLAMDNVGNLTSGKRISDYMRSQQRRGTADTVLNYLSYLCDAFVLDRVDRFDVRGKRHLQVGSKYYLGDLGLRRGLLGTQERWIAGDLENLVFHELLRRDYQVAVGTVGSREIDFVAEGANGRVYVQVSYLIGAPETLEREKSSLLRTGDAHAKVILSMDPIAPGPLDGIRHVNLIDFLSGAALPTD comes from the coding sequence GTGTATGAGATCAAGCGCGGCACGTATCTCGACAAGCTGGTGCGCTACGTCGACGCGCCGGTGGCCGTGGCGGTGGTGGGACTCCGGCGTGTCGGAAAGAGTGTGCTCCTGCGTCAACTCGCCCGGCTTCTGCGTGACCGGGGCAGGGTGGTGTACGTCGACATGGAGGAGTTCGCGTTCGAGTGGATTCGCGACGCTGGAGACCTCGTAGCGCACGTAGCGGAGCAGAGGGCCGTCGGTCGGACCTACGTGATTGTCGACGAGGTGCAACAGATTCGCGACTGGGAGCGCGCGGTGGCTTCGCTCCAGAATCGGAACGAGACCCACGTCGTTGTCTCCGGATCGAATTCGACGCTGTTCGCCGGAGAACTCGCAACACGGTTGGCCGGGCGCTACGTGACGCTACGCGTGCTGCCGCTGTCGCTGCGCGAGTTCGGGGAGCTCTACTCCGCGACCCAGCGGGAATCGCCGGCGCCGGCCGATCTGTTCTCGCGCTACCGTGCGCTGGGGGGCCTGCCCGGACTGCTCCATACCGATCTCTCCGCCGACCTCGTTCGGCAGATGCTGCGCGATGTCTACAGCACGATCACCCTGCGTGATGTCGTGCAGCGGCAGTCGATCCGCGATCTGGACATGTTCGAATCGATCGTTCGTCTGGCCATGGACAACGTCGGCAATCTCACCTCCGGCAAGAGGATCTCGGACTACATGCGCTCGCAACAGCGGCGTGGAACCGCGGATACCGTGCTGAATTACCTCTCCTATCTGTGCGACGCGTTCGTGCTGGACAGGGTCGACCGGTTCGACGTGCGCGGCAAGCGCCATCTGCAAGTCGGCAGCAAGTACTACCTGGGCGATCTCGGGCTGCGCCGGGGACTTCTGGGCACCCAGGAGCGGTGGATTGCCGGCGACCTGGAGAACCTGGTGTTCCACGAATTGCTGCGCCGCGACTATCAAGTAGCGGTGGGCACCGTCGGCAGCAGGGAGATTGACTTCGTCGCGGAGGGGGCGAACGGGCGCGTGTACGTGCAGGTGAGCTACCTGATCGGGGCCCCGGAGACGCTGGAGCGGGAGAAATCGTCTCTCCTGCGCACCGGCGACGCCCACGCCAAGGTGATTCTTTCCATGGACCCGATAGCGCCGGGACCGCTCGACGGCATCAGGCACGTCAACCTGATCGACTTTCTGTCCGGGGCCGCGCTGCCCACCGACTAG